The following nucleotide sequence is from Desulfobacterales bacterium.
TTTTTTGCTCTGGAAGTCATTATTTTACGACCGCTAGAGGTTATAACCCAACCCGTATATTCCATCAACTCTTCGCCTGGTGCACACCAGCGCAATATATGGTTCCACAAAGCCTCAACACCTGTTTTGGGGATGGGAAATGGGAAACCACAGAAGCTACCAGTAAGCTTTTTATCATCATTTTCAAGCGTTGCTGTTAACGCCGATTTTTTGGTGCCCTCGGCAATATAATCGGGAATTGCAACCGAACGGCGTGTTGGATAAACATCAACCCTAAATTCCGGATACTTAGTCATAAGCATCTTTAGTGACGGGCAAAGCTTCTCTGAATACTGATCCATGTTTTTAGAGTCTATTGAATACAAAATTTTATCGTCTGCAAACGGATCTATTAGCATTTTAGTTCTAAGATCGTCTATACTGTAGCCCATCTTGTCAGTTAATCCTCCGGTATAAGGTGGTATAGTTCCATCTGCATTACCTGCTTTTTCAGCGCCTATCGCTGTCAACTTGTCTCCTCCCAGCAAACTCAGTTCTTCAGGTGTGAGTGTGGCTGAGGCGTAAGTAGAAAACCCAACCACCAAGGTGATTATCGCTATGATCTTTCTAATCATCGTTGATTCTCCTTTGTTTTTGTTTGGTTTAGACGCTTGCATCGATTCCAATTAGAAGAACTCGTGTATTTTCCTAAAAGATCGTAATTCAAATCTAAAAAGCAATTTTAATTAACTACCGTGTTAAACCGTCCAGCAATGCCAGATTAGAATGAAGTTTTAAGGGTGAGTGAAATGAAGTCACGGTCCCGAAGTCCCGCGGTTCCCGCACCATTTCCGGCTCTGTTATTCACGTTCCCAGTTGCCGGATCAACTTCGATATCTCCAAAATAATCTACATAGTTAAGGTTAACTTTGTATTTGGTAAAAATATCAAAATTTAACCCTATTCCCCAACTTCCTTCCCCTTTGGCGCCGTCATTGACGGTGGCTGCAACACCCCACAGCCCGTAACCGACGCTCAACGGCATGGTCAGATCCACGCCGGGAAGAATTTGCAACCATTGCGGGCCAAAGTTCACGTTGAGCGTACAGGCATCCCGTGTGACCGAATCAAAGGCATTATAACCGCTGGAGCCTTTGAACATATGGTCATTCTCCGATACATCCATCCAGGAACTGAAGTTGGCCTCAATGGTGTAGCTGCCAGAATCCCACATCGGGGTCCGCTTCAGCAGGCCGATAAAGTTCACCGTGGCGTGAAAGGTATCGCCCCTTGCGCCCAGAAGCTCTCCATCATCCGGCAGCAAGGTGGAATCGAAAATCATCGCGGGATTGCTTCTGAGCGACATATTCCTGCGTATGGAAACCTCGGAGCCCAGGCTGCCGCCAAACAGCGTGTTGGCGTAGCTCAACCCGTATATCTGAATATCTCCCCCGTACGCGAAATGATAGGTGCCGTCGGCAAGATTCAAAATCGCCTGCGGCAAGTGATCGGAGGTGTTTCTGAAATAAAAGCCTACAGTTCCCCCGTGCAAGGACTCCGGTGACCATCGAGCGGAAACGCCAAACTCCCGGTACTCCTCGGGCTCGATATCTTCACCATGCGTCAACCAGGGGCCACCAGGAGCAAAAAGAAGTATCTCAGAATCTTTCAGGTTCAGATCGGAAGATGCAAAATAGGTCCCCGCCTCTGGCGCCAAGTTTTGCTCCCATTGCAAAAAATACTGGGCTGCTAAAGTTACAGAATTACTTATCTGTGCCACGGCACTAACTTGATTCATAGGTCTAAAAATTTCCTTGACCTCCACTCCCGGAGTAGCCGTTCCCTTTCCAAGATCAAGCGGCGCCTGACCGAAGTTAAGACCATTAAACGGGCTCAGCAAGGCTTCTCCCCAGTACACCGTATGCCGCCCGGCCTTCAGATAAACCGGCGCCTCGCCGATCTTCACCCTTCCAAAAGCAAAGGCATCGAGAATCTCTCCATCTGGCCCCCTAAAGTAACGTTCAGCCCAATTGCTAAGTCCAATCGCTTGCTGCCCATTTTCAAGATGGTTCGAGGTGGCAACGGAATCATTGTCAAAACTACTGTCGTATCTTGCATCATACCAGAGTGCCCCACTAACCCTGAATCCATATAACCCTTTGTATATTAGATCTATTTCAGAAAGAAGATCCGCTCTATTTTGCACGATTCCCACATCAAAATTTCGATCCCCATCGTCGGAATTGATATCGCCTATGAGCTTGCCTTCCGCCCCGTGTAGCCGCTGCTGCAGAGTGTACCTTATTGTGTTGTCCCAGCGGATCTGCAAATTATTATTTCCAGTTGGGATGCTGAATGCAGCCGCACTACCACCCCAAAAGACCAGTAACAAAAGTA
It contains:
- a CDS encoding DUF1302 family protein, producing MKEKMRKNYCRRGVRRQIFLGSLALLLLLVFWGGSAAAFSIPTGNNNLQIRWDNTIRYTLQQRLHGAEGKLIGDINSDDGDRNFDVGIVQNRADLLSEIDLIYKGLYGFRVSGALWYDARYDSSFDNDSVATSNHLENGQQAIGLSNWAERYFRGPDGEILDAFAFGRVKIGEAPVYLKAGRHTVYWGEALLSPFNGLNFGQAPLDLGKGTATPGVEVKEIFRPMNQVSAVAQISNSVTLAAQYFLQWEQNLAPEAGTYFASSDLNLKDSEILLFAPGGPWLTHGEDIEPEEYREFGVSARWSPESLHGGTVGFYFRNTSDHLPQAILNLADGTYHFAYGGDIQIYGLSYANTLFGGSLGSEVSIRRNMSLRSNPAMIFDSTLLPDDGELLGARGDTFHATVNFIGLLKRTPMWDSGSYTIEANFSSWMDVSENDHMFKGSSGYNAFDSVTRDACTLNVNFGPQWLQILPGVDLTMPLSVGYGLWGVAATVNDGAKGEGSWGIGLNFDIFTKYKVNLNYVDYFGDIEVDPATGNVNNRAGNGAGTAGLRDRDFISLTLKTSF